The region CGATCGCAACGATGGCCGCGCCGCGCGCGGCCGGCCGGTCGCGGCGGACGTCGCGCGGCGCGTCGAGGCGCTTGCGCGTGCCGCACGCTGACATACCGCTGCGCCGCCACACGCTCGTCACGCTGACGGCGGCGGGGTGGGGCGCGGCTTGCGCGCGCGATCCCGCGCTGGCGGCCGATCCGTTCGTGCAGGCGTGGGCCGCGCATGGCTGGCCGCTGATCGTGCGCCGCGCATCGCCCGACGAAGCCGACGCGCAGCGCGTGCCGCTCGGCTTGCCGCTGCCGCCATCGGCGGGCAAGCGGCGCGTTGCGCTGAACGTGGCTGCCGACGCGCTTGCGTCGGTTCGTCCGCTGCCTGCACCGGCCGACGTGCTTGCCGCCGCGCCCAACGCATGGCATCCGACGCTGCGCGATCTGGATGCGCTCGGCACGCGCTGCGGTGTGCAGGGCCGCGTGTTCGGCAGCCTTGCGTGGCAGGCGCTGACGGGCGAGCGCTATCTGAGCGACGCTTCCGACCTCGACATCGTGTTTCCGCTGCCGGACGCCGCATCCGTCGCCGCGCTGCTCGACGGGCTGGCCGCGCTCGACGCGCGCGCGCCGATGCGCATCGACGGCGAACTGCTGCGCGTCGACGGCGCGGGCGCGAACTGGCGCGAGCTGCATGTGCGGGTGCCGGAGATCGCGGTGAAGACGGCTAGCGCCGTCGAACTGATGTCTGCCGACGCCTTTACCGGAGGCGCACGATGAGCGCATCGGCCGCCTGCCGCGCGTCGGCGCCGCGAACCGCGCCATCCGATGCCGAGCGCATCGCCGAACTGGCCGAGCGCAGTCTCGTGCTCGAAATCGATACGTATCCGAAGCCGGGGCTCGTGAGTCACGTCGATACCGGCAGCCATGCTGACATGGACGCCGCGACGTTCATGCGCAGCGCGGCCGTGTTGCGGCCGTACTTCGCAGAACTCGCCGCCGCCGGCGCGCGCGATGCCGACATGGCCGTGCTGCGCAAGATCGGCCTGCGCGCGGAACACGCGATGCTTGCGGCGACCGGCGGCGTCAACACGCATCGCGGCGCGATATTCGGGCTTGGCTTGCTGTGTGCGGCGGCCGGCCGCCGCATGGCGCCGGGCGCGATCGCGGCGATCCGGTCGATGACGCTCGGCGAACTCGTCTCGCGGCGCTGGGGCGCCGACATCCTCGGCGGCCCGCGGCTGCCGGACAGCCACGGCGAACGGGCGAGCCGCCGCTACGGTGTCGGCGGCGCGCGGCGCGAGGCGGCCGACGGGTTTACGACCGTGTACCGCGTCGGCTTGCCGGCGCTGCGTCGCGCACGGCGCTGCGTGCCGAACGATGCGCACGCGGCGCGGGTGGATGCGTGCTTCGCGCTGATCGCCGCGCTCGACGATACGAATCTGCTGCACCGCGGCGGTCGGACGGGGCTCGACTTTGCACGCGCGACCGCCCGCGCCTTCGTCGCCCGCGGCGGCATACGCGCGCCCGACTGGCGGCTGCGTGCGGCGGCTGCGCATCGTGCATTTGTCGCGCGCCGGCTGAGTCCGGGCGGTGCGGCCGATCTGCTCGCGATGAGCGTGTTCGTCGATGCGCTCGAAGCGGACGAGGAGCGCCGATGACGCTCGCGATCCTGTGTTCGGGGCAGGGCGCACAGCGCGCGGACATGTTCGGGCTGACCGGTGCGGCACCGCAGGCGGCCGCGCTGTTCGCGCATGCGGGCCGGCTCCTCGGCGACGATCCGCGCAACTGGGTGCAAACGGCGGAGCCGGACGCGCTGCATGAGAATCGCGCCGCGCAGATGCTCTGCACGCTGCAGGCGCTCGCGGCGGCCGCGCTGCTCGATGCGGTGTTGCCGCGACGTCGCTGTGTTGCCGGATACAGCGTCGGCGAAGTCGCGTCGTGGAGCGTCGCAGGGATGCTCGATCCGCACGACGCGCTCGATCTCGCCGACGCGCGGGCGCGTGCGATGGATGCCGCAAGCGGCGGTGACGAACGCATGGCGTTCGTGCGCGGATTGACGCGCGCCCGGCTCTCGCAGCTATGCGCCGGCCGCGACGCGGCGATCGCAATCGCGAATCCCGGCGACGCGTTCGTGGTTGCAGGGCGGCAGGCCGACGTTGCGGCCGTGGCGGACGACGCGGCCCGCGACGGCGCATCGCGCGTCGCTCCCGTGTGCGTGCGGATCGCGTCGCACACGCGCCGGCTCGCGTCGGCCGTATCGGCGTTTCGTGCGTCGCTGGCTGCCGTGACCGTGCGCCGGCCGCTGCCTGGTGCGCGTCTGTTTTCCGGGATCGACGGCGCGTCGGTGCTCGATGTCGACGCGGGGCTCGACAAGCTGGCGCGGCAGATCGCGGAGCCGGTCGAATGGGCCGCGTGTCTCGCCGCCTGTGTGGAGGCCGGCGCGACCGCGTTTCTCGAACTCGGCCCGGGCCGCGCGCTTGCCGAGATGGCCGGCGGCGCGTATCCCGCGTTGCCGGCGCGCAGCGTCGCGGATTTCCGCTCGCTCGACGGTATCGCGAACTGGCTCGAGCGCGTCGAGGGCTGACCCACGTGGCCGCACACGGCCGCAACGCGGCGCTGTAAAGGGCGGGAAAGCCGGCTCTAAAGCGCACGCAAGCGGCCGCGAAATCGTGTCACGAACGCGGTCGCCGGGCCGCCGTTCCGCGCCGGGTGTTGCGCCGGCGCAGCACCGTTTCGGCAGGCGCTTGCCACGCGAGTTGGCATCGCTACAATTGCGCCCGCCATGAGACCAGCCGCCTTCTTTCTCGCCGCGTTCAGCTACGCGACGACTGCCCACGCAAGCCATATTCCGTCCGATGCCGCGTCGGTCGGCGCGTACTTTTCGTACGACAATGCGGCGTCGGACGCGACGGTCGGTCTGATCGGCGGCGCGCAGCGCCGTGTGCTGCTGGCCGGCTACGACTATGTGCCGCCCGCGGTCGCCGCGGCGCTGCGTGAAGCGCGCTCGCGCGGGGTCGAAGTGCGGGTTCTGCTGGTGCGTTCGGTGCGCGCCGGCAGGTACAGCGGCGCCGGCTATCTGAAATCGGGCGGCATCGACGTCGCGATCGATTCGCGGCATGGCGAGCCGGCACCGCGCTTCGTGATCGTCGACGACAGCGTCGCGCTCAGCACGCTGTCCGACGGCACGGCCGCGCGCGCGGAGACGATGAACGTATTCGAGCGCGCGCCGGAATTGGCGCAGTCGTACACGCAATCGTTCTGGCGGCGGTACCGGCAGGCCGCCGGGCTCTGACCGACGGCTCGCGCGGACGAGCGCTACCTGTCTCGTTTCCTCGCGATCCCGATCCGCCTGCGGCTCGCGCCGGTGTGACCCCGCTTGCATCGGCGCGGCCGATGAACCATGCTCGTTGAACAGGCGCCGGCGCGCATGTCGCGCATCCGGCGTAACGCAGGGAGCCGATCGTGACCGAGTATTTTGCCGATCGCGCCGACGCGGGCCGGAAGCTGGCCGGCGCGCTGCAGGAATATGCGGGGCGGCGCGACGTCGTCGTGCTCGCGTTGCCGCGCGGCGGCGTGCCGGTTGCGTATCCGGTCGCGATCGGGCTACCCGCGCCGCTCGACGTGCTGGTCGTGCGCAAGCTCGCGATGCCGTCCGATCCCGAATTCGCGATCGGCGCGATCGCGAGCGGCGGGGCAATTCACCTGCAGCATGCGGCGATCCGCTCGATGGGCGTGACCGATGCGCAGCTCGCCGACATCGTCGCGCGTGAAACCGCCGAACTCCAGCGACGCGATGCGCTATATCGCGGCACGCGGCCGCCATTGCCGGTCGAAGGCCGGATCGCGATCGTCGTCGACGACGGCGTCGCCACCGGCGCGTCGATGCGCGTGGCGCTGCAGGCGCTGCGCGAGCGCCATCCGGCGCAGATCGTGGCCGCCGCGCCCGTCGCACCGGCTGCTGCCCGCCACGCGTTCGACGACCTGGCCGACGCGTTCGTGACCGTGTCGCAGCCGATGCCGTTCTTCGGGATCAGCCAGTTCTACGCGCGTTTCGATCAGACCGGCGACGACGAAGTCCGCGCGCTGCTCGAGGCGGCTCGCGCGCGTGGCGACGGCCTCACGTCCGCCTGACCGGACGCCGGCGCGCGCGCGGCCGCTTGGCCTCGGCTTGCGCGAACGCGCGCTGCAGCGCCGGATGGACGTCGGCGAGCCAGCGCTCGCCGGTAAACAGCCCGTAGTGGTCGCAATCGTCGATATCGATGCGGTGGCGTTCGCGGGCCGTGAGCCCGCCGCACATATCGAGCGCCGCATGGGTCTGGCCTGCGCCGGTCACCGCATCGCGGCCGCCTTCGATCGTCAGCAGCGCGACGCCGCGCAGCGCGGCGGGGTCAACGCGCTGGCCGCCCACGCGCCACGTGCCGTTCGCCAGACACATCCGCTGGAACACGATGTCGACGGTATCCAGGAAATACTCTGCCGGCATGTCGAGCAACGCCGTGTATTCGCGCAGCGCGCGCCGCGCGTCGGCCAGCGCACTCAGGTCGAAGCGCGTTGCGGCGCGCGCGTAGTCCTCGATCAGCGCGACGAACCGCTGCGGGTACAGCAACGCGATCTCGCCTTGCTGAAGATAGGTTGGGAACACGTGCCGCCCCTGGCCGGGGAAGCCGGGCGGCACGATGTCGATCAGGTGGCGGCGGCACCACGTGAGCGAGCGCGACGCGGCGGTGGTGCCGAGCGTCGTCGGATTGACGCGCGCATCGAGCGGGCCGCCGATCAGCGTGACGCTCGCGGGCGGCGGCAGGCCGCGCGCCGCGCGCAGCGCGAGCGCACCCAGCGCCGGAACGGTTGCCTGGCACACCGCGACGACGTGCAGCGGCCGATCGGCGCGCACGAGCGCGTCGACGAAGCCGTCGAGTGTCGCCACGTACTCGTCGAGCCCGAAGCGGCCGGCCGCGAGCGGCACGTCGCGTGCGTTGATCCAGTCGGTCACGCAGACGTCGCCATCGGCGAGCAGCGCCTCGACGGTCTCCCGCATCATCACGGCTGCATGGCCAGCGAGCGGCGCGCACAACAGTACCGTGCGCCGCGCGTCGTTGCGCGCGAAGCGCCGCAACTGGCAGAACGGCGTACGTGCGACGACCTGCTCGTCTACGGCCGGTCGCCGGATCTCGAAGCGCGGCGGCCCGACAGCCGGGCCGAGCAGCGGCTCGAACAGGTCGTCGTAGCACGATGACGCGGCGTGCGGCAGCGTGGCGACAGGCCAGACGTCGAACGTGTGACGCGTCGCCGCGCGCCAGGCGCGCATCCATTCCCGCTGCTGCTCGACGACGGCGTACCACATGGCGAACCTTGGGGCGGAAGGAGCGTGAATCTGCATTATGGTCATTCCGGCTGCGGCGCGGGGTATCGGAAACGCCGCTGGCAGATGCAAGTCAACGATGCGACGCGCTAGGCGGCGACACACTGCGCTGCTACAGTCGTTGGTCCCACCATTTCGCCATACTTACTCAAGCGGAGCGTTTGCGATGAAGCTGATCGGCATGCTGGATTCCCCGTTCGTGCGCCGCGTCGCCATTTCGGCGAAGCTGCTCGACCTGCCGTTCGAGCACGAGTCGGTGTCGGTGTTCAGGCAATTCGAGCAGTTCCAGACATTCAACCCGGTCGTGAAGGCGCCGACGCTCGTGACCGACGACGGCGCGACGCTGATCGATTCGTCGCTGATCGTCGACTACCTCGACCACTGCGTCGCGCCGGAGCGGCGGCTGCTGCCCGACGCCGCCGACGCACGGCTGCGCGCGCTCGTGCCGGTCGGCTTCGCGCTGGCGGCGGCCGAGAAGACGGTGCAGGTCGTGTACGAGCACGCGTTGCGGCCGGCCGACAAGCAGCACGCGCCGTGGCTCGAGCGCGTGCTGAGCCAGCTCGATGCCGCATATGGCCAGCTCGAGCCGCTCGTTGCGGCCGCGAACGGCTGGCTCGGCGGCGCGCGGCCGCTACAGTCCGATGTGACCGTGGCCGTCGCGTGGCGCTTCACGCAGTTCATGGCAGCCGATTACCCGGCACTCGCGCGAATCGATCCGGCCCGTTATCCGGCGCTTGCCGCGCATTCCGCACGGGCGGAGGCGCTGCCGGCATTCGTGCAGACGCCGCTCGCCTGACGCGCGGATGTTTGCGCCGGCGTGACGGGGAGGGCCGGGTATGACCGGCGGGCCGGCTGCGTTCCCAGGCGCGTTCGGCTCTCCGGCACGGTATGGGGTGACCGCTATTGGCGGGTGTTGCCGGCCGCGCGCTTGCCTCGGGCGCGATAGCCGGTAAGCCCGATCGCGTCCGTCGGTTCGCTCGCTCGCGCCGCTGGCCTGCGCCCGCTCAGCTCCGACGGGCAAGCATGAGCCGATTGTTCTCGCGCGCTGACAAGTGACTTCGCATTCGCGCCGTTTATCCGCAGGCGGCCCCTCCCTAGAATTCATTCCATCGAATACGCATTGCCAGATGGAGCCGATGATGAGAGCGCTGATCGAATCGAGTCTGTACCACCCGTCCGTCGTGTTGCCGCTTGCCGCGTTGACGCAGCTGATGGTCGAGCGCGACTTCAATCTCGGCCAGGTTGGGCTGATCGTCGCTGCGCGGGGCGCGCAAGCAGCGGTGTCGCGTTCGCGCGCACTGATTTTCTGCCGCGACTGCGAAGCGCACGCTTGAACGCGCATTCGTCGCATGGATAAAGAAATGCCCGGCCGGCGCGAGCCGGTCGGGCAGTTCGGATTCGATCGGGCCCCGGCTTCGGCCGGGGCTTTTTCATGGACGACCGAGGTGGCGCTTACGCGCGCGCGGTCCGCACCACGCCATAGATCTCCGTATCTTCTTCGTCGCGCAGCTCGCGTACCAGCTGGTGCGCTTCGCGGTGCGTCGCGACGGCCGGCGGCGAGCCCTTGAGCGGCTGACGCGCGGTTTCGGCGAGCGCGACCACCGACACGATGCCGATCACGGCGGCGCCCATCATGTAGTACGCGGGCATCATCAGGTTATGGGTGACATCGACGAGCCACGCGGTGACGAGCGGCGTCGTGCCGCCGAACAGCGACACCGACACGTTGAAGCCGATCGCGAGCGCGCCGTAGCGGATTTCGGTCGGGAACAGCGCCGGCAGCGCCGACGGCATCACGCCGGTGAAGCACGACAGCAGCACGCCGAGGATCAGCAGCCCGCCGAACACCGACGCGGTGGTGCCCGCATGGATCAGCAGCAGCGACGGGATCGACAGCACGAGCAGACCGACGCAGCCGGCCAGCATCACGGGCTTGCGGCCGATCGTGTCGGACAGGCGGCCCGCGGCGAGCGTCAGCGGCATCATCAGCACCATCACGATCAGCACCAGCACGAGGCTGTGCGATTCGTCGAAGTGCAGCGTCGACGACATGAAGCTCGGCAGGTACGACAGCACCATGTAGTCGGTCACGTTGAAGATCAGCACGAGGCCCACGCAGAGCAGCAGCGCGCGCCAGTTGCGCATCAGCGTTTCGCGAAAGCGCGCCTTCGGCACGGCCTTGTCCTGCGCTTCGCGCTCTTCAGCCTGCCGCTTGAACGCCGGCGTTTCTTCGAGCTTCATCCGGATGTACAGGCCGATCAGGCCGAGCGGGCCCGCAATCAGGAACGGCACGCGCCAGCCCCACGACAGCAGCGCTTCTTCCGACAGCGACGCGGTCAGCAGCGCGACGACGCCGGCGCCCATCACGTAGCCGATCAGCGTGCCGAACTCGAGGAAGCTGCCCATGAAGCCGCGGCGCTTGTCGGTGGAGAACTCGGCGATGAAGGTGGCGGCGCCGCCGTATTCGCCGCCGGTCGAGAAGCCCTGCACGAGGCGGGCGACGAGCAGCAGGATCGGGGCCATGATGCCGATCGACGCGTAGCTTGGGATCAGGCCGATCGCGAACGTGCCGACGGCCATCATGATCATCGTTGCGGCGAGCACGCGCTGGCGGCCGATGCGATCGCCGAGCGGGCCGAACACCATGCCGCCGAGCGGACGCACGAGGAACGCGGCCGCGAACGTGCCGAAAGTCGCGAGCAACTGCGCGGACGGGCTGCTCGACGGGAAGAACACCTTGCCGAGCGTGACGGCGATATAGCTGTAGACGCCGAAATCGAACCATTCCATCGCGTTGCCGATGGCCATCGCGCTGACGGCGCGCTTGAGCAGGCTCTGGTCGACGACGGTGATGTCGTCCGCGGCGAGCGAGGCTGCGCCGGACGACGGGGTGGAAGAAGCAGCGGTCGGGCTGACGTGTGTTGCGGTCAAGGTCATGCACTCCTTTGACTGCGCCGGAACGGGCGGGCCGTCCGACACGGTTTGCCGGCAAGCGCTCGGTCGTGCGCTACGCGTCGGGGCAGGCCTTTAAGCGCTTACTGCACGACTGGCGGCAAGAAGACGCAAGGGACTGCTTCGACGCGGGCCCGATGGGCCGTCGCGACGGTGCGCTCATGAAGAATGGGCCGCGTGATGCGAGCGGCGGAATGCCGGTGCGGACGGAGTCCTGCGCGCCGGCAAGCGCCCCGAAGGGGCAGCGAAACGAGAAAAGCGGGCCTGTCGGGCGGGCTTTTCTGTGATTTGCGATTTCGGTCGAAGCGCCAGCCCGCGGGGCGGGGACGGATTTCTTGCGAAATCGAATAGACAGAGATTGAATGTTGAAACAGGCGATATGGTAGCACGATGGCAGATGATCGTGCAAATTGCGTCGAAACCCCCCGTCGGCTGGCGGTTTCGGCGGCGCATGCTCCGGTATGATCGGCGGCGCGCGGAGAGGCCGCGCCGTGCGCCGGATGCGGCGGCGAATCTGCGAGGAACCGGATGACCGAACTGATCAGGATCGCGGCGCTGTTCGCCGTTACCGCGTTGGCGGAAATCGTCGGCTGCTACCTGCCGTGGCTCGTGCTGAAGGCCGGGCGCCCTGTCTGGCTGCTGGCGCCGGCCGCGCTGTCGCTCGCACTGTTCGCGTGGCTGCTGACGCTGCACCCGAGCGCGGCCGGGCGCACGTACGCGGCGTACGGTGGCATGTATATCGCGGTGGCGCTGATCTGGTTGCGGGCGGTCGACGGCGTCGCGCTGACACGCTGGGATGCGGCGGGCGCGTTGCTCGCGCTCGGCGGGATGGCGCTGATCGCGCTGCAACCGCGCGCATAGGCCCGGCCCGCGCGCGGCGCGGCGGGATTGCG is a window of Burkholderia latens DNA encoding:
- a CDS encoding YnfA family protein, translated to MTELIRIAALFAVTALAEIVGCYLPWLVLKAGRPVWLLAPAALSLALFAWLLTLHPSAAGRTYAAYGGMYIAVALIWLRAVDGVALTRWDAAGALLALGGMALIALQPRA
- the proP gene encoding glycine betaine/L-proline transporter ProP: MTLTATHVSPTAASSTPSSGAASLAADDITVVDQSLLKRAVSAMAIGNAMEWFDFGVYSYIAVTLGKVFFPSSSPSAQLLATFGTFAAAFLVRPLGGMVFGPLGDRIGRQRVLAATMIMMAVGTFAIGLIPSYASIGIMAPILLLVARLVQGFSTGGEYGGAATFIAEFSTDKRRGFMGSFLEFGTLIGYVMGAGVVALLTASLSEEALLSWGWRVPFLIAGPLGLIGLYIRMKLEETPAFKRQAEEREAQDKAVPKARFRETLMRNWRALLLCVGLVLIFNVTDYMVLSYLPSFMSSTLHFDESHSLVLVLIVMVLMMPLTLAAGRLSDTIGRKPVMLAGCVGLLVLSIPSLLLIHAGTTASVFGGLLILGVLLSCFTGVMPSALPALFPTEIRYGALAIGFNVSVSLFGGTTPLVTAWLVDVTHNLMMPAYYMMGAAVIGIVSVVALAETARQPLKGSPPAVATHREAHQLVRELRDEEDTEIYGVVRTARA
- the mdcB gene encoding triphosphoribosyl-dephospho-CoA synthase MdcB — protein: MSASAACRASAPRTAPSDAERIAELAERSLVLEIDTYPKPGLVSHVDTGSHADMDAATFMRSAAVLRPYFAELAAAGARDADMAVLRKIGLRAEHAMLAATGGVNTHRGAIFGLGLLCAAAGRRMAPGAIAAIRSMTLGELVSRRWGADILGGPRLPDSHGERASRRYGVGGARREAADGFTTVYRVGLPALRRARRCVPNDAHAARVDACFALIAALDDTNLLHRGGRTGLDFARATARAFVARGGIRAPDWRLRAAAAHRAFVARRLSPGGAADLLAMSVFVDALEADEERR
- a CDS encoding glutathione S-transferase family protein encodes the protein MKLIGMLDSPFVRRVAISAKLLDLPFEHESVSVFRQFEQFQTFNPVVKAPTLVTDDGATLIDSSLIVDYLDHCVAPERRLLPDAADARLRALVPVGFALAAAEKTVQVVYEHALRPADKQHAPWLERVLSQLDAAYGQLEPLVAAANGWLGGARPLQSDVTVAVAWRFTQFMAADYPALARIDPARYPALAAHSARAEALPAFVQTPLA
- a CDS encoding phosphoribosyltransferase, which produces MTEYFADRADAGRKLAGALQEYAGRRDVVVLALPRGGVPVAYPVAIGLPAPLDVLVVRKLAMPSDPEFAIGAIASGGAIHLQHAAIRSMGVTDAQLADIVARETAELQRRDALYRGTRPPLPVEGRIAIVVDDGVATGASMRVALQALRERHPAQIVAAAPVAPAAARHAFDDLADAFVTVSQPMPFFGISQFYARFDQTGDDEVRALLEAARARGDGLTSA
- the mdcG gene encoding malonate decarboxylase holo-[acyl-carrier-protein] synthase, encoding MPHADIPLRRHTLVTLTAAGWGAACARDPALAADPFVQAWAAHGWPLIVRRASPDEADAQRVPLGLPLPPSAGKRRVALNVAADALASVRPLPAPADVLAAAPNAWHPTLRDLDALGTRCGVQGRVFGSLAWQALTGERYLSDASDLDIVFPLPDAASVAALLDGLAALDARAPMRIDGELLRVDGAGANWRELHVRVPEIAVKTASAVELMSADAFTGGAR
- the phaZ gene encoding polyhydroxyalkanoate depolymerase, with protein sequence MWYAVVEQQREWMRAWRAATRHTFDVWPVATLPHAASSCYDDLFEPLLGPAVGPPRFEIRRPAVDEQVVARTPFCQLRRFARNDARRTVLLCAPLAGHAAVMMRETVEALLADGDVCVTDWINARDVPLAAGRFGLDEYVATLDGFVDALVRADRPLHVVAVCQATVPALGALALRAARGLPPPASVTLIGGPLDARVNPTTLGTTAASRSLTWCRRHLIDIVPPGFPGQGRHVFPTYLQQGEIALLYPQRFVALIEDYARAATRFDLSALADARRALREYTALLDMPAEYFLDTVDIVFQRMCLANGTWRVGGQRVDPAALRGVALLTIEGGRDAVTGAGQTHAALDMCGGLTARERHRIDIDDCDHYGLFTGERWLADVHPALQRAFAQAEAKRPRARRRPVRRT
- the mdcH gene encoding malonate decarboxylase subunit epsilon encodes the protein MTLAILCSGQGAQRADMFGLTGAAPQAAALFAHAGRLLGDDPRNWVQTAEPDALHENRAAQMLCTLQALAAAALLDAVLPRRRCVAGYSVGEVASWSVAGMLDPHDALDLADARARAMDAASGGDERMAFVRGLTRARLSQLCAGRDAAIAIANPGDAFVVAGRQADVAAVADDAARDGASRVAPVCVRIASHTRRLASAVSAFRASLAAVTVRRPLPGARLFSGIDGASVLDVDAGLDKLARQIAEPVEWAACLAACVEAGATAFLELGPGRALAEMAGGAYPALPARSVADFRSLDGIANWLERVEG